The following are from one region of the Harpia harpyja isolate bHarHar1 chromosome 4, bHarHar1 primary haplotype, whole genome shotgun sequence genome:
- the SLC35D3 gene encoding solute carrier family 35 member D3 produces MGRWRGRARGVAVAVAHGLCSGSLNILLKFLLARYHFAFLTLLQCLSSAAAALGLEALRRRGLAALPPFGPRLARPFAAVAALATLQSTLTLWSLRGLSLPMYVVFKRCLPLVTLLTGALVLRDGMPSPGVLVAVLITTCGAALAGAGDLTGDAMGYVTGVLAVLIHAAYLVLIQKTSVDSEYGPLTAQYAIAVSATPFLIICSFASMDSINVWSFPGWKDPAMVCIFIACVLISCAMNFTTLHCTYINSAVTTSFVGVVKSIATITVGMVAFNDVEPTKLFIAGVVVNTLGSIIYCVAKYIETRRQGNYEDLEKEAGEEEGKRQAGDQPLFAMEAITQEKGAEEAAVEASATGDSQVREEEKDGAEKPAKGPAVQGKATGSQEVNRSSLKDAYLGVWRLVRGANYIKKDYLIENEELPNP; encoded by the exons ATGGgccggtggcggggccgggcgcggggcgtCGCGGTGGCGGTGGCGCACGGGCTGTGCTCGGGCTCGCTGAACATCCTGCTGAAGTTCCTGCTGGCCCGCTACCACTTCGCCTTCCTGACGCTGCTGCAGTGCCTcagcagcgcggcggcggcgctgggacTGGAggcgctgcggcggcgggggctggcgGCGCTGCCGCCCTTCGGGCCCCGCCTGGCGCGCCCCTTCGCCGCCGTGGCCGCCCTGGCCACGCTGCAGTCCACCCTCACCCTCTGGTCGCTGCGCGGCCTCAGCCTCCCCATGTACGTCGTCTTCAAGCGCTGCCTGCCCCTCGTCACCCTCCTCACCGGCGCCCTGGTGCTCCGCGACGGCATGCCCTCGCCTGGCGTCCTCGTCGCCGTCCTCATCACCACCTGCGGCGCCGCGCTGGCCG GAGCTGGTGACCTGACCGGTGATGCTATGGGCTATGTGACAGGCGTGCTGGCCGTGCTGATACACGCTGCCTACCTGGTGCTCATTCAGAAGACCAGTGTAGACAGTGAATATGGACCGCTGACGGCTCAGTATGCCATCGCTGTTTCAGCCACCCCTTTTCTCATCATCTGCTCCTTTGCCAGCATGGATTCCATCAACGTCTGGTCCTTCCCGGGGTGGAAGGACCCTGCCATGGTATGCATCTTTATCGCTTGCGTCCTGATTAGCTGTGCCATGAACTTTACCACCCTTCACTGCACTTACATTAACTCAGCTGTGACCACCAGCTTCGTAGGGGTGGTGAAGAGCATAGCAACCATCACAGTGGGCATGGTGGCATTCAATGATGTGGAGCCCACAAAGTTATTTATAGCCGGTGTTGTGGTCAACACCTTGGGGTCTATCATTTACTGCGTGGCCAAGTACATTGAGACCAGGCGGCAGGGCAATTACGAGGACCTGGAGAAAgaagctggagaagaggaggggaaaaggcagGCTGGGGACCAACCACTGTTTGCGATGGAGGCAATTACCCAGGAGAAGGGGGCTGAGGAAGCAGCAGTGGAAGCATCAGCCACGGGGGACAGCCAGgtcagagaggaagagaaggacgGTGCTGAGAAACCTGCCAAGGGACCGGCGGTCCAGGGAAAAGCCACTGGCTCACAAGAAGTGAACAGGAGCTCGCTGAAGGATGCCTATCTTGGAGTATGGAGGTTGGTGAGGGGTGCTAATTATATAAAGAAGGATTATTTGATAGAGAATGAAGAGCTACCAAACCCTTAA